The genomic interval GCCTCCTGGAACGGTTGGTCGCGGATTTTCTATGGAACGCTGTCTCCCACAGTCATCGCTGTTTCCATTGCGAGACTGCTGCTCTTATCGATGATCCCAACTTGGATTCTGGCATCTTCGCTCATCGGCAATTTCCTTCAGCCGCCTGACACGCAGGTGGTCTGGAACGCCGGGCTTACGGGGCTCTGTGTCATTGTCGCGTTCCAACAGATTCAGGCGGCAATCGCCTTCCGAGCAACAGGCAGCCGACTGTTGTGGTCGCTGACGATTCCCATTGGCCATGTGATTATGGTCGCCATGCTGTTTCGAGCGATGCTCAATCATGCCGGACTGGCACGACTCCAATGGCGGGGAACGGTGTTCCATCGCGGACAGATCGTACGGCCTGCGTTTGCGATGTGGACGGAAAAGAACCTGTCGTAGCCATCAATCCGCGCGAGTGCCTTCGAACAGAACCGGTTTGCGACCCGCGTCCAGCAACTTGTCGACCGTTTGGCAGATCTGGGGCAAGAAGCCGCGTCCAACATCCAGCGGATGGAGTGCAAGACACGGAATCGCAGCGCGCTGTAATCGGTACTGCAGTTCTCCCAGCCAGTACCCGGCGTGATTCAAAACTGGGCGTGGAGAAACGTCCCAGCACCAGGTCGCCAACCGCTCGGCAGTTCCATCCGCACGAACGAGTTTTCGGTAGCCGATCGTGTAGTCAATTCCGTGTCGTGCCAACCTCTGTGGACTGGCATGTCCCACTTGAAACGTCGGGGCAATGAATCCTTTGGCGCGAGATCCCAGCCAGCGCTGCATTTCTGCCTGACCATCGCTCAAACGCTGGTCTGTTTCTTCCGGGGTCAGCCCGTTCATTTCGTCCAAACCCGCGGCGACACGCGAGACGAGACCACGTCCTCGCGCTCGCGTGTGCGTGAATCCATGCAGCAACAGGTTGCCGAAACGGGCTTGAATCCTGGAAAGAAAAGGCCGGTCGCGTTCCGTTAACGGTTCCCCGCCCCAGCAAGGCACCACGGCACCAGCGATTGCCGTTCCGATTCGTGGCGACAGCGTCTCGACGAAGAGATCGACTTCCTTCTCAAATCGTGGAGTGACATCGTGCAGGACGACACTAAAAACCTGAGTGGAATCGAATGACACAGGAACGCCGCCAGTTTTCACGTCATCCCTTTTCACGTTCGCGAATCACGGATTCCACATCCGTCAGTCTCTGAAAAAACAAAGATGACGACGATTCATCCCCAGACATCATCCCTCAAATCGGCAATCGGTTTGCAACTTCAAAAGGCATTTTCAGAATCCCGCGGCGCGCAGCCCAACGAGCCTGCGCGCAATGTTCAACCTGTCTGCACAGCCGTCACTACAGCTGAAATTGTGAGACGTTCATGTTCTGGTAACCGGTCCGCGCCCACTCTTCAATCCCCATGAACGCGTCGATCATCATGTGCAGCAGGACTTGATGCGCACATTCGACAATTCCATAGGTCCGGCCCGGGACATAAAAGTTCACATCGCCCGACTTGCGGCTGGAATTGTCTGGTTTCAAACCAGACAGCGTGATGACCTTCATCCCAATCTCACGGGCCTTCGTGATCGCGCGCAACACGTTCTCGGAATTTCCCGAGCTGCTGATCGTCACGACCAGATCACCCGCTCGCGCGTATCGATCCAAAAAGGTCGCGAACGAATCCTGGTACGAAATGTCATTCGCGAGCGCCGTCAGCAAGACGGCACTCGACGGATTCAGCGAACGTACGCCCCCGTTTTTCGTCCAGTCCAGAGCCATATGCTCAGCGAACGCGGCACTGGCGCCGTTGCCCAGAAAGAACTGGGTTCCATTCGAGGCCTGAACGGCTTTCAGAATCTCAACCGACTGAGCCAGAGCGGTTTGCAGGTCCGTTTTCTCGGTGCCCAACGACGATTCCGTTTGCTCCAGAAC from Schlesneria paludicola DSM 18645 carries:
- a CDS encoding DUF2334 domain-containing protein — protein: MSFDSTQVFSVVLHDVTPRFEKEVDLFVETLSPRIGTAIAGAVVPCWGGEPLTERDRPFLSRIQARFGNLLLHGFTHTRARGRGLVSRVAAGLDEMNGLTPEETDQRLSDGQAEMQRWLGSRAKGFIAPTFQVGHASPQRLARHGIDYTIGYRKLVRADGTAERLATWCWDVSPRPVLNHAGYWLGELQYRLQRAAIPCLALHPLDVGRGFLPQICQTVDKLLDAGRKPVLFEGTRAD
- a CDS encoding SIS domain-containing protein, with the protein product MYSQKYLQSLSSVLEQTESSLGTEKTDLQTALAQSVEILKAVQASNGTQFFLGNGASAAFAEHMALDWTKNGGVRSLNPSSAVLLTALANDISYQDSFATFLDRYARAGDLVVTISSSGNSENVLRAITKAREIGMKVITLSGLKPDNSSRKSGDVNFYVPGRTYGIVECAHQVLLHMMIDAFMGIEEWARTGYQNMNVSQFQL